In the Mya arenaria isolate MELC-2E11 chromosome 11, ASM2691426v1 genome, one interval contains:
- the LOC128209145 gene encoding thyrotropin receptor-like, translating to MVFIKTMFVLLMAAAYVLGVKTQAFGCDILCKCEMTSLEVKVTCVGPDISEVPVRLPRNTTELYLSGTSIRVVSAGTFDLYPFLTELFFRDTSTDPCQLEYLEPGVFDNMEKLEALGMIGCGKLTSLNAGVLGSFKNLETLQMYRNGLTSVPNLSFFKTANQDMEGLMKEMDFHGNKITKIKAYDFYGIQTDMLKLDENDITSIEGYSFENATVVHLFLNKNKNLQNLHENAFAKNKLILNLDLSETKIETLPTAGLKNIRKLIIKDTPSLKHFPTVLEFSKIEVTELTYPHHCCAFKNPEIQNPAVWRAKARQAQESINRECALSTSTSTPASALTPRTMGFGKIVIPGNETRVKRNTIQYINGIKFVRHKRNFGDFADETFGKTIDDNETNFGFGPIKPLDNNFGSFGENDKNSKKTESVMVFHTTYVDDNITQQAFCGEIYIYNRNVTCTPEPDAFNPCEDVMGYIWLRVIVWFVLLAALLGNSVVLIVIMTSRGKLSVPKFLMCNLAFADFIMGVYLLLLASIDVHTLGEYFNYAIRWQNEGGCQAAGFLSVFSSELSVFTLTILTLERWYAISHAIHLNKRLKLRQSVALMALGYTFASVLATLPLVGISGYGNVSICLPMKAVKSVDIGYVVSLLIMNGVMFLSICFCYVSMYWQVKGSATTARSNDATIAKRMALLVFTNFACWAPIAFFGLTASAGVPLIDITNSKILLVFFYPLNSCANPFLYAILTKQFRKDVFILLGKYGICVEKANMYRGTMTSRSMSQSRNHHKDVSMRCNMRYREPAFSHFHDSAHGTRGTVTAPKIYPFHRDHTETQPFLRKSHTDRAAEFANKEPVLSDENDSVVDLWDASHSKSKDQVKQRNHPPYIRSVSDYAKFCGVRKLQKLTKTRQSVDTFMSNSTDTTYVSDVSNTTQDDVWQLRDNEDNNTEQKGEGAIESVVYNANANDSHAIAEPSCYIVSNDCCSESTEQSPNICFDKLINQNQKQGRKNNGSGDLKHRLSTKIPLLSRLDETTEIRCDQLNCAEDIVVLQPNDIETLDKSKESGFHSSGSIELDTGV from the exons GTATCTGAGCGGAACGAGCATTCGTGTGGTTAGTGCAGGTACATTTGACCTCTATCCGTTCTTAACCGAATT GTTTTTCCGTGACACATCCACGGATCCCTGCCAGCTCGAATATCTCGAACCAGGCGTCTTCGACAACATGGAAAAACTCGAAGCTTT AGGGATGATTGGCTGTGGAAAACTGACATCCCTGAATGCTGGTGTCCTTGGAAGCTTCAAGAATTTAGAGACACT GCAGATGTATCGTAATGGACTGACGAGTGTACCAAACCTATCATTTTTCAAGACTGCAAACCAAGATATGGAAGGACTCATGAAAGAAAT GGATTTTCATGGCAACAAAATCACAAAGATAAAGGCGTACGATTTTTACGGCATTCAAACCGATATGTT gaaaTTGGATGAAAACGATATTACAAGTATCGAAGGTTATTCTTTTGAAAATGCAACTGTCGTTCATCT attcctcaataaaaacaaaaatctcCAGAACCTACATGAGAACGCCTTTGccaaaaataaacttatacTAAATCT AGACTTGTCAGAGACGAAAATCGAGACGCTGCCAACTGCGGGTCTAAAAAACATAAGGAAGTTGATAATAAAAGACACTCCCTCATTGAAACACTTTCCGACAGTATTGGAGTTCAGCAAAATCGAAGTAACTGAACTAACGTATCCCCATCATTGTTGTGCATTTAAAAACCCGGAGATTCAAAACCCGGCCGTATGGCGCGCAAAAGCTCGACAGGCGCAGGAATCGATTAACCGCGAGTGTGCATTGTCAACTAGTACTTCGACACCGGCTTCCGCACTCACCCCTCGTACAATGGGCTTTGGGAAAATTGTAATACCAGGAAACGAAACCAGAGTGAAACGAAACACGATTCAGTATATAAATGGAATAAAGTTTGTTCGTCATAAAAGAAACTTTGGTGACTTTGCAGATGAAACTTTTGGCAAAACTATCGACGACAATGAAACCAATTTCGGATTTGGACCAATAAAACCACTGGATAATAATTTCGGCAGTTTTGGTGAAAATGACAAGAATTCCAAAAAGACAGAATCAGTAATGGTCTTCCATACAACATATGTTGACGATAATATAACACAGCAAGCATTTTGTGGGGAGATCTACATATATAACAGAAACGTAACATGTACACCAGAACCCGACGCGTTTAATCCGTGCGAAGACGTCATGGGATACATTTGGCTACGTGTTATAGTTTGGTTTGTGCTTCTGGCAGCTCTACTTGGAAACAGTGTTGTCTTGATTGTCATTATGACGAGTCGAGGAAAGTTGTCCGTTCCAAAGTTCCTAATGTGCAATTTAGCGTTTGCGGATTTCATCATGGGAGTGTATTTATTACTCTTAGCATCTATTGACGTTCATACGTTGGGTGAATATTTTAACTACGCGATACGTTGGCAAAACGAAGGAGGATGCCAAGCAGCTGGTTTTTTATCCGTATTTTCAAGCGAATTGTCTGTTTTTACACTGACAATATTGACACTAGAACGATGGTACGCTATTAGTCACGCGATCCATCTAAATAAACGTCTAAAGCTACGCCAGTCAGTAGCGTTGATGGCGTTGGGCTACACGTTTGCATCAGTGCTTGCTACGTTGCCGCTTGTTGGTATTAGCGGATATGGTAACGTCAGTATCTGTCTACCCATGAAGGCCGTTAAAAGCGTCGATATCGGCTACGTGGTATCGTTGTTGATCATGAATGGTGTCATGTTTCTCTCCATCTGTTTTTGCTATGTAAGTATGTACTGGCAAGTAAAAGGCAGTGCAACAACAGCTAGGAGTAACGATGCCACGATTGCTAAACGAATGGCTCTCCTTGTATTCACCAACTTTGCCTGTTGGGCACCGATCGCATTCTTTGGTCTCACAGCGTCCGCTGGAGTACCATTAATTGACATAACAAACTCAAAAATTCTTTTGGTATTCTTTTACCCTCTTAATTCATGCGCGAATCCGTTCTTGTACGCTATTCTTACCAAACAGTTTCGAAAGGATGTATTTATCTTATTGGGAAAATATGGTATTTGTGTTGAAAAGGCGAATATGTATCGTGGTACTATGACGTCGCGTTCTATGTCTCAGTCGCGAAATCATCATAAGGACGTTTCCATGAGGTGCAATATGAGGTATCGGGAGCCggcattttcacattttcatgATTCTGCACATGGGACCAGAGGTACCGTTACTGCGCCCAAAATCTACCCATTTCATCGCGATCATACAGAGACACAGCCGTTTCTTCGGAAAAGCCATACAGATCGGGCAGCTGAATTTGCAAATAAGGAACCTGTTTTAAGCGACGAAAATGACAGCGTCGTTGACCTTTGGGATGCGAGCCATTCCAAATCAAAGGACCAAGTGAAACAAAGGAACCACCCTCCTTACATTCGAAGCGTTAGTGATTACGCGAAGTTTTGTGGCGTGCGAAAGTTGCAGAAGTTAACAAAAACACGCCAGAGTGTCGATACTTTTATGAGTAACAGCACAGATACGACATACGTTAGCGATGTTTCTAATACAACGCAAGATGATGTATGGCAATTGCGAGACAATGAAGACAATAATACTGAACAAAAAGGTGAGGGTGCTATTGAGAGCGTTGTTTACAATGCCAATGCCAATGATTCCCATGCGATAGCAGAGCCATCTTGCTATATAGTTTCTAATGATTGTTGCAGTGAATCGACTGAACAGTCgccaaatatatgttttgataaattgattAACCAGAACCAAAAACAAGGGAGAAAAAATAACGGATCCGGGGATTTAAAACACCGTCTCTCGACAAAGATTCCATTATTGAGCAGACTTGACGAAACAACTGAAATCAGATGCGATCAGTTAAACTGTGCTGAAGACATTGTAGTTCTACAACCCAACGATATTGAAACCTTAGATAAAAGTAAGGAGAGCGGTTTCCATTCGAGTGGTTCGATAGAACTTGATACAGGAGTATAA